From one Chloroflexota bacterium genomic stretch:
- the dat gene encoding D-amino-acid transaminase → MSIVYLNGEYLPVEKATVSIEDRGFLFADGVYEVVRVYRGQPFHLEAHLQRLQRSAQGARLPLPQPVANLPAIIERLLVENNLLDTNIYIECTRGAAHPRTHAFPAESHPTVLVMPQTLHALPPDGRTSGVSAITVPDLRWQRCDIKSIMLLPNVMAKTQAREQGAFEAILVRDGIVTEGSSTNIFAVFNGVLATHPANHHILAGITRQVVLRLAADLGLSVREDLFTVEQLYQAQEVFLTSTTSEVLPITRIDGRTVGTGHPGTVTTCLFRAFKRITGEEN, encoded by the coding sequence ATGTCCATCGTCTATCTGAATGGTGAGTACTTGCCAGTGGAAAAGGCAACTGTGTCCATTGAAGACCGCGGTTTCCTCTTCGCCGATGGCGTCTACGAGGTAGTACGTGTCTACCGTGGACAGCCATTCCATCTCGAAGCGCACCTACAACGCTTGCAACGCAGCGCTCAGGGAGCGCGCCTGCCCCTGCCCCAGCCAGTAGCCAACCTGCCCGCCATTATCGAGCGCCTACTGGTCGAGAACAACCTGCTGGATACCAACATCTACATCGAATGTACCCGCGGCGCAGCGCATCCCCGCACTCACGCCTTCCCGGCTGAATCGCATCCTACCGTGCTAGTGATGCCGCAGACCCTTCATGCCTTGCCGCCGGATGGACGCACAAGTGGCGTGAGTGCCATCACCGTTCCCGACCTGCGTTGGCAGCGTTGCGACATCAAGAGCATCATGCTGCTGCCCAATGTCATGGCCAAGACACAGGCGCGGGAGCAAGGAGCATTTGAGGCTATCCTGGTCCGTGATGGCATCGTTACCGAGGGGTCAAGCACTAATATCTTTGCCGTATTCAACGGCGTACTGGCTACCCACCCCGCTAACCACCATATCCTTGCAGGCATCACCCGTCAGGTAGTGTTACGACTTGCTGCTGATCTTGGATTGTCTGTCCGCGAAGATCTGTTCACGGTAGAGCAGTTGTACCAGGCCCAAGAAGTCTTTCTCACCAGTACGACCTCGGAAGTCTTGCCCATCACCCGGATTGATGGACGAACGGTGGGCACTGGCCATCCTGGAACGGTAACGACGTGTCTGTTCCGAGCTTTCAAGAGGATAACAGGGGAAGAAAACTAA